In Nonomuraea sp. NBC_00507, the following are encoded in one genomic region:
- a CDS encoding VOC family protein — MTIGTSQPRELARFYSHLLGLPVTTEEGPAPDEPEEGGWAQIRPPEHTVAPTLNFEYERCYARPVWPSVSGKQTASQHLDIEVDDLDAAVEWAVGCGAVPAEFQPQEDVRVLLDPDGHPFCLFRRAS; from the coding sequence GTGACGATCGGAACATCACAACCGCGCGAGCTCGCGCGGTTCTATTCCCACTTGCTGGGCCTGCCCGTCACCACCGAAGAAGGCCCGGCACCAGACGAACCTGAGGAGGGCGGCTGGGCGCAGATCCGCCCGCCGGAGCACACGGTCGCCCCCACCCTCAACTTCGAGTACGAGCGGTGTTACGCAAGGCCGGTGTGGCCGAGTGTCTCCGGCAAGCAGACCGCCTCCCAGCATCTCGACATCGAGGTCGACGATCTGGACGCGGCAGTGGAGTGGGCCGTGGGGTGCGGTGCGGTGCCGGCCGAGTTCCAGCCGCAGGAGGATGTCCGCGTGCTCCTGGATCCCGATGGGCACCCTTTCTGCCTTTTCCGCCGAGCCTCTTAA
- the yczR gene encoding MocR-like transcription factor YczR — protein MRHLSAAQVARLVNVDPGARPYYRALADGVRNLIMDGQIPVRVRMPAERHLAEILKVSRTTVTSAYDLLRERGYLDSRQGSGSWTALPDPATTSDNPWLSTGGDGLIQLHCAAPPAPSALRSAMLEAVEDLPRYGMGNGYDPIGLPALRERIAARYTARGLATRPEQIVVTTGSQHAIQLVLGLLVGSGDPVLVESPTYPHAIDVARQRSARIVPVGISHEGWQADLLIGAMRQSGARLAYLMPDFQNPTGALMDDATRAAVVGAARRTDTLVLVDETWLELALDEVPHTSPMGSFDTDSRVISIGSASKLWWGGLRIGWIRTTAALARRLAVHRSAVDIASPVLEQLVVAGLFDRLEETRAERRRTLRASREALVPALREQVPEWTFTVPRGGGTLWVRLNGDAATPLAEAAAAHGVRLAPGPWFGLEGTLEGYLRLPYTLPPQVLSEAVTRLRAARDHGPLGASRPPDPLIAMV, from the coding sequence ATGAGGCATCTCTCGGCGGCTCAGGTGGCCCGGCTGGTCAACGTCGACCCGGGCGCCCGCCCGTACTACCGGGCGCTCGCCGACGGCGTCCGCAACCTGATCATGGACGGTCAGATCCCGGTACGCGTCCGCATGCCCGCAGAACGCCACCTCGCAGAGATCCTCAAGGTCAGCCGCACCACGGTGACGTCGGCGTACGACCTGCTGCGCGAACGCGGCTACCTGGACAGCCGCCAGGGCTCGGGCAGCTGGACGGCCCTGCCCGACCCGGCCACCACGTCGGACAACCCCTGGCTCAGCACCGGCGGCGACGGCCTGATCCAGCTCCACTGCGCCGCCCCGCCCGCGCCCTCCGCCTTGCGGAGCGCGATGCTGGAGGCGGTCGAGGACCTGCCGAGATACGGCATGGGCAACGGCTACGACCCCATCGGCCTGCCGGCGCTCAGGGAACGCATCGCCGCCCGCTACACCGCCAGAGGGCTGGCCACCAGGCCGGAGCAGATCGTCGTCACCACCGGCTCCCAGCACGCCATCCAGCTCGTGCTCGGCCTGCTCGTCGGCTCCGGGGACCCGGTGCTGGTGGAGTCGCCGACGTACCCGCACGCCATCGACGTGGCCCGGCAGCGCTCCGCCCGGATCGTCCCGGTCGGCATCTCGCACGAGGGCTGGCAGGCCGACCTGCTGATCGGGGCCATGCGCCAGTCCGGCGCCCGCCTGGCCTACCTCATGCCCGACTTCCAGAACCCGACCGGCGCGCTCATGGACGACGCCACCCGCGCCGCCGTCGTCGGCGCGGCCCGGCGTACCGACACGCTGGTGCTGGTGGACGAGACCTGGCTGGAGCTGGCCTTGGACGAGGTGCCGCACACCTCTCCCATGGGCTCGTTCGACACCGACAGCCGAGTGATCAGCATCGGGTCGGCGTCGAAGTTGTGGTGGGGCGGGCTGCGCATCGGCTGGATCCGCACCACGGCGGCGCTGGCCCGCCGCCTGGCCGTGCACCGCTCGGCCGTGGACATCGCCAGCCCGGTGCTGGAGCAACTGGTGGTGGCGGGGCTGTTCGACCGGCTGGAGGAGACCCGCGCCGAGCGCCGCCGCACCCTGCGGGCCTCACGGGAGGCGCTGGTGCCGGCGCTGCGCGAGCAGGTGCCCGAGTGGACGTTCACGGTGCCGCGCGGCGGCGGCACGCTCTGGGTCCGGCTCAACGGCGACGCCGCCACTCCGCTGGCCGAGGCGGCCGCCGCCCATGGTGTGCGCCTGGCGCCCGGCCCGTGGTTCGGGTTGGAGGGCACGCTCGAGGGCTACCTGCGGCTGCCGTACACGTTGCCGCCCCAGGTCCTGTCGGAAGCGGTCACCCGCCTGCGCGCCGCCCGCGACCACGGCCCCCTCGGCGCCTCCCGCCCGCCGGACCCGCTCATCGCCATGGTGTGA
- a CDS encoding RNA polymerase subunit sigma-70 → MVVWDESDSVVTSLESLRGPLTGYCYRLLGASSEVDDAVQETMLRAFRAIESYDPDRAGLSTWVHRIATNVCLDMLRSAERRALPWDMGPASSGTDIGVPLSAARWVEPLADSRLTGTADPAHLAMRHETLRLAFITALQWLPPRQRVVLVLRDVLGFTATEAAAIMETSVAAANSALQRARATLEKHRPRPADAPEPDDVAQRDLLRRYVDAFQTHDVHTLVGVLADDVRSGMPPFLWWLDGPAHVAAAMSSTDACADDRLVRGGPANGCWTLGQYRPDESGVLVPFALLVLELRSGRISEIVTFLGYGDRFGAFGLPEFLEN, encoded by the coding sequence ATGGTCGTTTGGGATGAGTCCGATTCCGTGGTGACGAGTCTGGAGTCGTTGCGGGGTCCGTTGACCGGATACTGCTATCGCCTCCTTGGCGCCTCGAGCGAGGTCGACGACGCCGTGCAGGAGACGATGCTCCGGGCGTTCCGGGCGATCGAGAGTTATGACCCGGATCGAGCGGGGCTCTCGACGTGGGTGCACAGGATTGCCACGAATGTCTGTCTGGACATGCTGCGGAGCGCAGAGCGACGGGCGTTGCCGTGGGACATGGGCCCGGCATCGAGTGGCACCGACATCGGTGTCCCTCTCTCGGCCGCGCGGTGGGTGGAGCCGTTGGCGGACTCTCGCTTGACGGGAACGGCCGACCCGGCGCACCTCGCCATGCGACATGAGACGCTGCGCCTGGCCTTCATCACCGCTCTGCAGTGGTTGCCGCCGCGTCAGCGTGTCGTGCTGGTGTTGCGGGATGTCCTCGGGTTCACCGCCACCGAGGCTGCCGCGATCATGGAGACGTCGGTGGCGGCGGCGAACAGCGCGTTGCAGCGGGCGCGGGCCACCCTGGAGAAGCACCGGCCGCGTCCAGCTGACGCGCCCGAGCCGGACGACGTGGCTCAGCGCGATCTTCTGCGGCGCTACGTGGACGCCTTCCAGACGCACGACGTCCACACGCTGGTCGGTGTGCTGGCCGACGATGTCCGGTCAGGGATGCCGCCCTTCCTGTGGTGGCTGGACGGGCCGGCGCATGTCGCCGCGGCGATGTCGAGTACGGATGCCTGTGCCGATGACCGTCTTGTCCGCGGCGGGCCGGCCAACGGGTGCTGGACGCTCGGTCAGTACCGGCCGGACGAGAGCGGGGTCCTGGTGCCGTTCGCCCTCTTGGTGCTCGAGCTCCGGAGTGGGCGCATCAGCGAGATCGTCACGTTCCTGGGCTATGGTGACCGCTTCGGCGCGTTCGGTCTGCCGGAATTCCTCGAAAACTGA
- a CDS encoding AMP-dependent synthetase/ligase, with the protein MAEVLEVRAEIEQQIAGRTVCLQLQQVAERHPDAPAYSDPEGDGWRTLTYAQARQRVLEIAAAFATLGLEPGDSVALMMVNRSEHVLADLGAVHAGGVGCTVYSTFAPEQIAFVAENVGAKYAVLGGPAELARWQPVLDRLTGLRRIIMLDGAPSGDDRFMTWADFLELGRARLADDPAQVEDRWRAVTPGDVVTVLYTSGTTGMPKGVPLTHGNVFYEVAATDRLTSLPTLGTQISYLTYAHIAERILSLYLPLLKVSHVHFCTDLANLGATLGQVRPMMFFGVPRVWEKMMARLLAVLATQPEEQQAAVRAAMAAGQAYVEAGQYGHTITQEIREAYEKADASLLSIIRGMIGFDRAEWTATGAAPLAPEVQNFYAGLGLKVIDVYGMTETTGAFTGNSPACYRLGTVGRAEPGVEIRIAEDGEILTRSPLNTRGYLNRTEATAELIDAGGWLHTGDIGTVDEDGFYRVVDRKKELIITAGGENISPAEIENHLKQHPLIGQALAYGDRRPHPVAVLTLDGEVAPGWAQARGITFASLAELAEHPEVLKEVGAAVEAANAKLAQVQQIKKWALLGTEWTAETEELTPSLKLKRRIIHAKYADVIEGLYGEPR; encoded by the coding sequence ATGGCCGAAGTCCTCGAGGTCCGAGCCGAGATCGAGCAGCAGATAGCCGGCCGTACCGTATGCCTGCAGCTCCAGCAGGTGGCCGAGCGGCATCCCGACGCACCCGCCTATTCCGACCCTGAGGGCGACGGCTGGCGCACGCTGACGTACGCGCAGGCGCGGCAGCGGGTCCTGGAGATCGCGGCCGCCTTCGCCACGCTCGGGCTCGAGCCCGGCGACTCCGTGGCGCTGATGATGGTGAACCGCAGCGAGCACGTGCTCGCCGACCTCGGCGCGGTGCACGCGGGCGGCGTCGGCTGCACCGTCTACTCCACGTTCGCCCCCGAGCAGATCGCGTTCGTGGCCGAGAACGTGGGCGCCAAGTACGCCGTCCTCGGCGGCCCCGCCGAGCTGGCCCGCTGGCAGCCCGTGCTCGACCGCCTCACCGGCCTGCGCAGGATCATCATGCTGGACGGGGCGCCGTCCGGCGACGACCGATTCATGACGTGGGCCGACTTCCTGGAGCTCGGCCGCGCCCGCCTCGCCGACGACCCCGCCCAGGTGGAGGACCGCTGGCGCGCTGTGACCCCCGGCGACGTCGTCACCGTCCTCTACACCTCCGGCACCACCGGCATGCCGAAGGGCGTCCCGCTCACCCACGGCAACGTCTTCTACGAGGTCGCCGCCACCGACCGGCTCACCTCGCTGCCGACGCTGGGCACGCAGATCTCCTACCTGACCTACGCGCACATCGCCGAGCGCATCCTCAGCCTCTACCTGCCGCTGCTCAAGGTCTCCCACGTGCACTTCTGCACCGACCTGGCCAACCTGGGCGCCACGTTAGGACAGGTCAGGCCGATGATGTTCTTCGGCGTGCCACGCGTGTGGGAGAAGATGATGGCCCGCCTGCTCGCCGTGCTCGCCACCCAGCCGGAGGAGCAGCAGGCCGCCGTGCGCGCGGCCATGGCGGCCGGCCAGGCGTACGTCGAGGCCGGCCAGTACGGCCACACCATCACGCAAGAGATCCGGGAGGCCTACGAGAAGGCCGACGCCTCCCTCCTGTCGATCATCCGCGGCATGATCGGGTTCGACCGCGCCGAGTGGACCGCCACCGGCGCCGCCCCCCTCGCCCCCGAGGTGCAGAACTTCTACGCCGGCCTCGGACTCAAGGTCATCGACGTGTACGGCATGACCGAGACCACCGGGGCGTTCACCGGCAACAGCCCCGCCTGCTACCGCCTGGGCACCGTCGGCAGGGCCGAGCCCGGCGTCGAGATCCGCATCGCCGAGGACGGCGAGATCCTCACCCGCAGCCCGCTCAACACCCGCGGCTACCTCAACCGCACCGAGGCCACCGCCGAGCTGATCGACGCCGGCGGCTGGCTGCACACCGGCGACATCGGCACGGTCGACGAGGACGGCTTCTACCGGGTGGTGGACCGCAAGAAGGAGCTCATCATCACCGCCGGCGGCGAGAACATCTCCCCGGCCGAGATCGAGAACCATCTCAAGCAGCACCCGCTGATCGGCCAGGCCCTCGCGTACGGCGACCGGCGGCCGCACCCGGTGGCCGTGCTGACGCTCGACGGCGAGGTCGCGCCCGGCTGGGCGCAGGCCCGGGGCATCACCTTCGCCTCGCTCGCCGAGCTGGCCGAGCACCCCGAGGTGCTCAAGGAGGTGGGGGCCGCCGTCGAGGCCGCGAACGCCAAGCTGGCCCAGGTGCAGCAGATCAAGAAGTGGGCGCTGCTGGGCACCGAGTGGACCGCCGAGACCGAGGAGCTCACCCCGAGCCTCAAGCTCAAGAGGCGGATCATCCACGCGAAGTACGCCGACGTCATCGAAGGGCTCTACGGCGAGCCGCGATAG
- a CDS encoding maleylpyruvate isomerase family mycothiol-dependent enzyme translates to MSSTDADLKQHIHAERERLASLLAGLHDKDWDRPSLCSGWRVREVVAHITAPFRTTLPRLVVGLAAARFSFDRYADRAARMDTTRMSDAELLTSLRANITNAWQPPGGGPAGALAHDTIHGLDITEPLGLPSSPVERIALVLAGTNARSLSYFGVDLAGIQLRGMDADVRLGEGEPVDMPVKDILLTITGRRPLPQGRAASHRGE, encoded by the coding sequence ATGTCATCGACCGACGCAGACCTGAAGCAGCACATCCACGCCGAGAGAGAGCGTCTGGCGAGTCTGCTCGCCGGACTCCACGACAAGGACTGGGACCGTCCGTCCCTGTGCTCGGGATGGCGGGTGCGTGAAGTCGTCGCTCACATCACCGCACCCTTCCGCACGACCCTGCCCCGGCTGGTGGTGGGACTGGCCGCGGCACGGTTCTCCTTCGACCGGTACGCCGATCGGGCCGCCCGCATGGACACCACCCGCATGTCCGATGCCGAACTCCTCACTTCCCTGCGCGCCAACATCACCAACGCATGGCAGCCACCAGGCGGAGGGCCTGCCGGAGCACTGGCTCACGACACCATCCACGGCCTCGACATCACCGAGCCGTTGGGTCTGCCGTCGTCTCCGGTCGAGCGCATCGCCCTCGTGCTGGCTGGCACGAACGCCCGGAGCTTGTCGTACTTCGGGGTCGATCTCGCGGGCATCCAGTTGCGCGGCATGGACGCCGACGTACGCCTGGGCGAGGGCGAGCCCGTCGACATGCCGGTCAAGGACATCCTGCTGACCATCACCGGACGCCGGCCCCTACCGCAGGGCCGGGCCGCCTCGCACAGGGGAGAGTGA
- a CDS encoding oligopeptide:H+ symporter yields MALGLIQYVWGGRSLRGVGERPGLRLSPGERRRFGRLAGLGTGVAVVALGLWAATGTLTIDRLTIVITVIILAVPVAYFAQHHTDLSLFGVRTHQATTQSFNPLFIMIFVPVFAALWVRLGTRVSTPQKFGFALVMVGLSFVAMAIAAGLAGAGRVSVWWLVLVYVIQVFGELSLSPVGLSVTTKLAPEAFKAQMLGVWFIAVSVGDAVGGQTGRLGRVLSDPAYYLVLAALAIVAGVALFMFTRRLRVLMAEHYHAEAIL; encoded by the coding sequence ATGGCGCTCGGCCTGATCCAGTACGTGTGGGGCGGCCGGTCCCTGCGCGGCGTCGGCGAGCGGCCGGGGCTGCGCCTGTCCCCCGGCGAGCGGCGCCGCTTCGGCCGGCTGGCGGGCCTCGGGACGGGCGTGGCGGTGGTCGCGCTGGGTTTGTGGGCGGCGACCGGCACGCTGACCATCGACCGGCTCACGATCGTGATCACGGTGATCATCCTGGCGGTGCCGGTCGCGTACTTCGCCCAGCACCATACCGACCTGTCGTTGTTCGGAGTGCGGACCCACCAGGCCACGACGCAGTCGTTCAACCCGCTGTTCATCATGATCTTCGTGCCGGTGTTCGCGGCGCTGTGGGTGCGGCTGGGCACGCGGGTGAGCACGCCGCAGAAGTTCGGGTTCGCGCTGGTCATGGTGGGGCTGAGCTTCGTGGCCATGGCGATCGCGGCCGGGCTGGCGGGAGCCGGGCGGGTGTCGGTGTGGTGGCTGGTGCTGGTCTACGTGATCCAGGTGTTCGGCGAGTTGTCGCTCAGCCCGGTCGGGTTGTCGGTGACGACGAAGCTGGCGCCGGAAGCGTTCAAGGCGCAGATGCTCGGGGTGTGGTTCATCGCGGTGTCGGTGGGCGACGCGGTCGGCGGGCAGACCGGGCGGCTGGGCCGGGTGTTGTCGGATCCCGCGTACTACCTGGTGCTGGCCGCGCTGGCGATCGTGGCCGGGGTGGCGCTGTTCATGTTCACGCGGCGGCTGCGGGTGCTGATGGCGGAGCACTACCACGCCGAGGCCATCCTGTAG
- a CDS encoding glycoside hydrolase family 15 protein: MRIEDYALIGDMQSAALVARDGSIDWLCLPRFDSPSCFAALLGGERNGHWWLGPTGRRHADRRRYRPDTLILESEWDTTTGTVRVVDFMPPRDRNPDVVRIVEGVSGTVEMSTVLRVRFDYGRIVPWVRRTNGHLQAIGGPDSAWLHSPVPLKGGDYAHRATFTVKEGDRLAFIFTWHPSHEPMPPQIDCDDQLDETEAFWADWVSRCTYDGPYRDAVMRSLITLKALTYAPTGGIVAAPTTSLPEDLGGVRNWDYRFCWLRDATMTLDALISSGYLEEAADWRSWLLRAIAGRPQDLQIMYGVAGERRLPELRLDWLDGYEDSRPVRIGNEAVKQLQLDVYGEVMNCLYVSRSRGLSADDRAWTIQRQLLDYVEDHWDEPDEGLWEVRGPRRHFVHSKVMCWAALDRAVKYVERFGRTGPVEKWRTLRDVVHAEICDKGYDPSRNTFTQSYGSSELDAALLMMPVVGFLPVDDPRIVGTVAAIEKELMSDGFVLRYPIAADNDVDGLPGGEGAFLACSFWLVEVMAMQGRKEEAKDLFERLLGLRNDVGLLAEEYDPRYGRLVGNFPQAFSHVPLIHAARALS; encoded by the coding sequence ATGCGGATCGAGGATTACGCCCTGATCGGAGACATGCAGTCGGCCGCGCTCGTGGCCAGGGACGGTTCCATCGACTGGCTCTGCCTGCCCAGGTTCGACTCCCCCTCGTGTTTCGCGGCGCTGCTCGGCGGCGAACGCAACGGTCACTGGTGGCTCGGCCCGACCGGCCGCAGGCACGCCGACCGGCGGCGATACCGGCCCGACACTCTCATTCTGGAGAGCGAGTGGGACACCACGACCGGCACGGTCCGCGTGGTCGACTTCATGCCGCCCCGCGACCGCAACCCCGACGTGGTGCGGATCGTCGAGGGCGTCTCCGGGACCGTTGAGATGTCCACGGTGCTCAGGGTGCGCTTCGACTACGGCAGGATCGTGCCGTGGGTGCGGCGCACCAACGGGCACCTGCAGGCGATCGGCGGGCCCGACTCGGCGTGGCTGCACTCCCCCGTGCCGCTGAAGGGCGGCGACTACGCGCACCGGGCCACGTTCACCGTCAAGGAGGGCGACCGGCTGGCGTTCATCTTCACCTGGCATCCTTCGCACGAGCCGATGCCGCCGCAGATCGACTGCGACGACCAGCTCGACGAGACCGAGGCCTTCTGGGCGGACTGGGTCTCCCGATGCACCTATGACGGGCCGTACCGGGACGCCGTGATGCGGTCGCTGATCACGCTGAAGGCGCTCACGTACGCGCCCACCGGCGGCATCGTGGCCGCGCCCACCACCTCGCTCCCCGAGGACCTGGGCGGGGTGCGCAACTGGGACTACCGCTTCTGCTGGCTGCGCGATGCGACGATGACGCTCGACGCGCTCATCTCCTCCGGCTACCTGGAGGAGGCGGCGGACTGGCGCTCGTGGCTGCTGCGGGCGATCGCCGGCCGCCCGCAGGACCTGCAGATCATGTACGGCGTCGCCGGCGAACGCCGCCTGCCGGAGCTGCGGCTGGACTGGCTCGACGGCTACGAGGACTCGCGCCCGGTGCGGATCGGGAACGAGGCCGTCAAGCAGCTGCAACTGGACGTGTACGGGGAGGTCATGAACTGCCTCTACGTCTCGCGCAGCCGAGGGTTGTCGGCCGACGACCGGGCCTGGACGATCCAGCGGCAGCTGCTCGACTACGTGGAGGACCACTGGGACGAGCCGGACGAGGGACTGTGGGAGGTGCGGGGCCCGCGACGGCACTTCGTGCACTCCAAGGTGATGTGCTGGGCCGCGCTCGACCGGGCGGTCAAATACGTGGAGCGGTTCGGCCGCACCGGCCCCGTGGAGAAGTGGCGGACGTTGCGGGACGTCGTCCACGCGGAGATCTGTGACAAGGGGTACGACCCGAGCCGGAACACCTTCACGCAGTCGTACGGATCGTCGGAGCTGGACGCCGCTTTGCTGATGATGCCCGTCGTTGGATTCCTGCCCGTCGACGATCCCCGGATCGTGGGCACGGTGGCGGCGATCGAGAAGGAGCTCATGTCGGACGGGTTCGTGCTGCGTTATCCGATCGCCGCGGACAACGACGTGGACGGGCTGCCGGGCGGGGAGGGCGCGTTCCTGGCGTGCAGCTTCTGGCTGGTGGAGGTCATGGCGATGCAGGGGCGGAAGGAGGAGGCGAAGGACCTGTTCGAGCGGCTGCTCGGGCTGCGGAACGATGTGGGGTTGCTGGCGGAGGAGTACGACCCGCGCTACGGCCGCCTCGTGGGCAACTTCCCCCAGGCCTTCAGCCACGTCCCGCTGATCCACGCCGCCCGGGCTCTGTCATAG
- a CDS encoding ATP-binding protein: protein MNHAEADAALAMLGQGVTADSLETDTLDFKLVANSPKASLNMLADALVCFVNARGGTVILGIDDKATDRERALRGVPPNYTVDLIRKGIFDRTSPPITAFVSERYIDGVRIVLVTVPQGVMPHSNAAGLATRRLGKECLPFPPHQQREVMIARGQVDWSADASSIGIDRLSGVEIERLRRLLEAAGRDHLAHLSDQALLESLRLIAPNGSVTNAGVLLLASEPLITEIVPGYGYSYQFRPTSGSEATGRMRGNRPLIAAIQTLTDAIESRREIYPLNLAGGIQLQLTDYPSVAVRELVVNALIHRSYETGGTVDVEHSPERLVITSPGGLVSGVTPANILTYPSTPRNRLLTETVSILQLAERTGQGVDRVYREMLRVGKEPPLFEDSGTLVRATLAGGIGNDAFVRFINDLPPKAGRDLNVLLAMAHLRHNSGIEACKLAGIIQRTPVEAQEVLLAMAEEYDLVEPTKRTAKKPFPTYRLRSDVLAAMSRSVSYRRRAVDDTDQKVVDHVREYGFVTNQTIRRLFDIHVYAARDLLNSLRERQILEKIGDARGGTGVKYGPGPKFPRGRF, encoded by the coding sequence GTGAACCACGCCGAAGCGGACGCAGCACTCGCCATGCTCGGGCAAGGAGTCACTGCGGACTCCCTGGAGACGGACACGCTGGACTTCAAGCTTGTCGCCAACTCCCCCAAAGCGAGCCTCAACATGCTCGCCGACGCCCTTGTCTGCTTCGTAAACGCTCGCGGTGGCACCGTAATCCTTGGCATCGACGACAAGGCGACCGACCGCGAGCGTGCGCTTCGCGGAGTTCCGCCGAATTATACGGTCGACCTTATACGCAAAGGGATATTCGACCGCACGAGCCCGCCGATCACGGCGTTCGTCAGCGAAAGATATATTGACGGCGTCCGCATCGTGCTTGTCACCGTTCCCCAGGGTGTCATGCCACACAGCAATGCGGCTGGATTGGCCACGCGCCGTCTTGGAAAAGAGTGTCTCCCCTTCCCTCCCCATCAACAGCGGGAGGTCATGATTGCACGCGGCCAAGTGGATTGGTCGGCGGATGCCTCCAGCATCGGCATCGACCGGCTCAGTGGGGTCGAAATCGAAAGACTTCGCCGCCTTCTGGAAGCTGCTGGTCGTGACCATCTCGCCCATTTGTCAGACCAGGCACTTCTCGAGTCTCTCCGGCTGATCGCACCTAACGGAAGCGTCACCAACGCGGGCGTACTGCTACTCGCCAGCGAACCACTGATCACAGAGATCGTGCCCGGCTACGGATACTCATACCAATTCCGGCCCACATCCGGAAGTGAAGCCACCGGAAGGATGCGGGGCAACCGACCACTCATCGCGGCCATCCAGACTCTGACCGATGCCATAGAGAGTCGCAGGGAAATCTATCCGCTCAACCTGGCGGGCGGGATCCAGCTTCAACTCACCGATTATCCGAGCGTAGCGGTGCGAGAGTTGGTGGTGAACGCCCTTATTCACCGATCGTACGAGACGGGCGGCACAGTCGACGTCGAGCACTCCCCCGAACGCCTGGTGATCACCAGCCCCGGCGGCCTGGTATCCGGGGTGACGCCCGCCAACATCCTCACATATCCTTCGACGCCCAGAAACCGACTGCTCACAGAAACGGTCTCCATTCTGCAACTGGCGGAGCGCACGGGACAGGGAGTGGACCGGGTCTACCGGGAAATGCTGCGGGTCGGCAAGGAGCCGCCCCTGTTCGAGGACAGCGGGACACTCGTTCGCGCCACGCTGGCGGGTGGCATAGGAAATGACGCATTCGTGCGCTTCATCAATGACCTGCCTCCCAAAGCGGGCCGAGACCTGAATGTGCTGCTCGCTATGGCGCACCTCCGCCACAACAGCGGAATCGAAGCGTGCAAACTTGCTGGGATAATCCAGAGGACTCCGGTCGAGGCGCAAGAAGTCTTGCTCGCCATGGCAGAGGAGTACGACTTGGTCGAGCCGACCAAGAGAACGGCCAAGAAGCCGTTCCCAACGTACCGGCTACGGTCTGACGTGCTCGCGGCAATGTCACGATCGGTCTCGTATCGGCGCCGCGCCGTCGATGACACCGATCAGAAGGTCGTCGACCATGTGAGAGAGTACGGCTTCGTCACCAACCAGACGATTCGTCGGCTCTTCGATATTCATGTATACGCCGCCCGCGACCTGCTCAACAGCCTGAGGGAGCGGCAAATACTCGAGAAAATTGGAGACGCACGCGGGGGAACCGGAGTCAAATACGGCCCCGGGCCGAAATTCCCCAGAGGTAGATTCTAA
- the yczE gene encoding membrane protein YczE, with translation MSETTVPRVSSFPARLARLYGGLALYGLGIGLQVESGLGNDPWDVFHQGVAIRAGVSIGTVIIGVGALVMLLWIPLKQKPGFGTISNVVFLGLFADAAIFLLPTPAHLALQSLYVALGVVAIALATVLYIGAGLGPGPRDGIMTGLVRLGLSVRLGRFLIEITVLAAGWLLGGTVGIGTLAFALAIGPLTQLFTRWFPLDSR, from the coding sequence ATGAGCGAGACGACCGTCCCCCGAGTGAGTTCCTTTCCCGCCCGCCTGGCCCGGCTGTACGGCGGGCTGGCCCTCTACGGCCTGGGCATCGGCCTGCAGGTGGAGTCCGGACTGGGCAACGACCCGTGGGACGTGTTCCACCAGGGAGTGGCGATCAGGGCCGGGGTGTCGATCGGCACGGTGATCATCGGCGTGGGCGCGCTGGTGATGCTGCTGTGGATCCCGCTCAAGCAGAAGCCCGGCTTCGGGACGATCAGCAACGTGGTGTTCCTGGGGTTGTTCGCCGACGCCGCGATCTTCCTGCTGCCCACGCCGGCGCATCTGGCGTTGCAGAGTCTGTACGTGGCGCTGGGCGTCGTCGCGATCGCCCTGGCGACCGTGCTGTACATCGGCGCCGGCCTGGGCCCGGGACCGCGGGACGGCATCATGACGGGCCTGGTCCGGCTCGGGCTGTCGGTGCGCCTGGGCCGGTTCCTCATCGAGATCACCGTACTGGCGGCGGGCTGGCTGCTCGGCGGCACCGTCGGGATAGGGACACTGGCGTTCGCGCTGGCCATCGGGCCGCTGACGCAGCTGTTCACCCGCTGGTTCCCGCTCGATTCCCGCTGA
- a CDS encoding trimeric intracellular cation channel family protein: MSQLLDFVGIFVFALSGALMGVRKRLDVVGMMVLAGMTALGGGVVRDLILNVRPAAFQSVGYVLVPVAATVIVFFWHPHVARLMPAILVLDAAGLGLFCAVGTEKALEYGLSPLHAALLGVVTGVGGGMLRDVLAGEIPTLLYDRQLYAVPAMLGSGVMAAEWSYGLHGWAATLGAAVLAFGLRIAAMRRKWRAPLARGVSE, translated from the coding sequence GTGTCTCAGCTTCTCGATTTCGTCGGCATCTTCGTCTTCGCGTTGTCCGGTGCGCTCATGGGAGTGCGCAAACGGCTGGACGTGGTCGGGATGATGGTGCTGGCCGGAATGACCGCCCTGGGCGGCGGCGTGGTGCGCGACCTCATCCTCAACGTGCGGCCGGCCGCTTTCCAGAGCGTCGGCTACGTGCTCGTGCCGGTGGCGGCGACGGTGATCGTGTTCTTCTGGCACCCGCACGTGGCCCGGCTGATGCCGGCCATCCTGGTGCTGGACGCGGCGGGGCTGGGGCTCTTCTGCGCGGTGGGGACGGAGAAGGCGCTGGAGTACGGGCTGAGCCCGCTGCACGCGGCCCTGCTGGGGGTGGTGACGGGGGTGGGCGGCGGGATGTTGCGTGACGTGCTGGCCGGGGAGATCCCGACGCTGCTGTACGACCGCCAGCTGTACGCCGTTCCGGCGATGCTGGGGTCGGGGGTGATGGCGGCGGAGTGGTCGTACGGGTTGCACGGGTGGGCGGCGACGCTGGGGGCGGCGGTGCTGGCGTTCGGGCTGCGGATCGCGGCGATGCGCCGGAAGTGGCGCGCGCCGCTGGCCAGGGGGGTCAGCGAATAG